The sequence CATCTTTAAACACATCTGCAACTTCTACCTCATAACCTGATGTCAGGAATTTCAACGATTCTTCTACCCGACCTGGTGTCTTTCTTAATCCTTCTCTATCAGGATTTTCTCCAAAAGATATAAGTAGTTGTTTGATTAATTCTTTTATCTCCAATTTCGCTACTCCTTTTTCTTTGGTAAATGGTAACTGGTAATTAGTTACCAATTACCAATTACCAGTTACCAGTTACCAATTACCAGTTACCAATTAACCGATTATTTACTTTTAATTTCGTGAAGCCCTATTACTCTATTGATGTTCTAAACGCTTAAGCACCTCTTTTAGTTTGCGTAATTCTTCTCCATAACCTGCCCAGTCACCCTGTTGCAAGTGTTTTTCTGCATTCTGAAAGTGTGCTGAGGCCTGTTTTGCCAATTCCTTAATAGATAACGGTTTTTCTTCTATTACTTCTTCTTTTGTTTCAATCTGGGCAGGCACTATCTTGCCACCAAAGATTTCCGCAAGAGCCTGTTCTAAGTTTTGTGCCATAACAATTTTATTACCAAAGCTAACAATAACCCGCTTTAATTCAGGAATTTTTCCTTGTTCTGCAACTAAATAAAGTGGCTCGACATAAAGAAGTGAATTCTCAATTGGAATAACCAATAAACTACCTCGATTGACATTAGACCCTCGCTGGTCCCAGAGTGATAGTTGTTGAGAGATTTCCGCATCTTGATTAATTCTTGCCTCAATTTGAGATGGACCGTAAATTAACTTTTCCTTAGGGAAAGTATAAACTAATAAATTACCATAATTAGGGGCATCGCATCTTGCGGCCAACCAGGCAATCATATTATCCTTACGAGCCGGAGTAAAAGGAATCATCAAAATAAACTCCTCCTTTTTCTCTCCTCGTAATTTCATAATGGTATAATAAGGTTCCATTTGCTGAGTAGTGCCTCCCACTATCTTCTTATGAATAGCCCATAAGTCCTCTTTATTATAAAATACCTGTGCATCCTGCATGTGATAAGCACAATACATCATAGATTGCACCGCAAACATATCTACTGGATACCTGATGTGGTTTTTCAAATCCTGAGGCATTTTATCTAATGATAGAAAAAGGTCTGGAAAAATTCTGGCATAAGTTTGAATGATTGGGTCGTTTGAATCACTAATATAAAACCACATCGAACCATCATAAGCATCTATTACAACTTTAACTGAATTACGAATATAATTACTCGCCCTGCCAATAGCCTTTTGATACATTGGTTCTGAATAAGGATACATATTCGTCACGGTATAACCATCACAAATCCAGTATAATCTTCCATCTGCAATAACCAAATATGGGTCATGGTCATAACTAATAAAAGGGCAGATTTTTTGTATCCTTTCTTTTACCCCTCGATAATACATTATCTTACTCTGGTTAGTAATCTCTGTTGAGAAAAGTATCTTTGGTTCTTGAAATCTTATGGCTAATAGTACTTTTCGAAACAAAGAACTAACTGGAATATCTCCCCTTCCTGTATAGGTTATATATACATTTTTATCCCCGGCAGGATAATCAAATTCTTTTGCATTAGTCCTGACAAAACAATATTCATTTGGTATTTCGCCATAATAAATCTGAGGTTTTTCCAATTTAAGGTCTGTCAGGCAAATTGGTGGAATATCTTTAATCATAAATTCAGGTAATCCTTCTTTAGAGATTTTATTTACCGGTCCCAAACAGACACCATAACCATGTGTGTAGGTCAGATGTTCATTCATCCATATCTTACTGGGTAAATGTTCATAAGATAATTCTCGTGGAGAAAGCATTACCTGACAATATTCACCGTTAATCACATATCTATCATTATCAACATCAACAAATTTATAATATGTTCGGATTTCTTGTAATTGTCCATAAGTGCTCAAAAGGGGCTCTTGGTCCCAGAGTCTAATATTTTTTATGGTCATATCATTTGCTTTCAAATCCGCTAATGTCAAGGTTTCTTGTGCAGGAAATTCTTTTATCTCTATTTTATTAAGATTATACGCTGACCGAGTATATTTAATATTTAGTTTTATATAAGGTTCTTCCATCCTTATTTCATTAGGAGCAACTTGAAGTCGTTGGATAACCTCAGGATACATCCTCCCACCTAATACCCAGATAACTAACATTAGTCCACATAATCCAATAGTGATTTTCCAGTTAGTAAAGAAGATATTCATTAAAAATGATATGCCGGTAATCAATCCAAGCACAAAAAGAATCTTTAGGACAGGTAAATAGGCATGAATATCTGTCCAACTTGCTCCAAAAACTACCCCTCTGGGTGAGTAAAGTAATTCATACATCCTTAATATTATGCCCAAACTTATCAATCCAAAGATTAAACTGGCTAATATCGAGATATGAATTTTAAATGCCGGGACAAACCGTAATCCTCCTGTCGTTATCCGCATTGCCCCTTCAAAAAGATAAATCCCTATGACTAACACCACTCCTAACCCAAGACTAAAACATAACAGTTGATAAACATACTTGATAAACGGTAATTTAAAAACATAAAAACTAATGTCTTTTGAGAAAAGTGGGTCACATAAATTGAAAGATGTCGGATTCATAAATTGGAGGTATTCTTCCCATTTATTTGAAGAGCCATAACCGACAAAAATAGCCATTAACAGAATAATAATTAATAAAAATTTATTTATAAAAGGGGCAAATTCTTCTTTGTGGGGTATTTCAAACAAATCTGGCTCAATAATCAATAACCTTCTTTTTGGAGAAAATAGTTTAGCTAAAAAGGGATTAATA comes from bacterium and encodes:
- a CDS encoding UPF0182 family protein encodes the protein MNPRKIVVGLIVLLFILSSLGRQAVNLYTDWLWFGGVGFQSVFVQILTTKVLIGLICGISFFLLTFINPFLAKLFSPKRRLLIIEPDLFEIPHKEEFAPFINKFLLIIILLMAIFVGYGSSNKWEEYLQFMNPTSFNLCDPLFSKDISFYVFKLPFIKYVYQLLCFSLGLGVVLVIGIYLFEGAMRITTGGLRFVPAFKIHISILASLIFGLISLGIILRMYELLYSPRGVVFGASWTDIHAYLPVLKILFVLGLITGISFLMNIFFTNWKITIGLCGLMLVIWVLGGRMYPEVIQRLQVAPNEIRMEEPYIKLNIKYTRSAYNLNKIEIKEFPAQETLTLADLKANDMTIKNIRLWDQEPLLSTYGQLQEIRTYYKFVDVDNDRYVINGEYCQVMLSPRELSYEHLPSKIWMNEHLTYTHGYGVCLGPVNKISKEGLPEFMIKDIPPICLTDLKLEKPQIYYGEIPNEYCFVRTNAKEFDYPAGDKNVYITYTGRGDIPVSSLFRKVLLAIRFQEPKILFSTEITNQSKIMYYRGVKERIQKICPFISYDHDPYLVIADGRLYWICDGYTVTNMYPYSEPMYQKAIGRASNYIRNSVKVVIDAYDGSMWFYISDSNDPIIQTYARIFPDLFLSLDKMPQDLKNHIRYPVDMFAVQSMMYCAYHMQDAQVFYNKEDLWAIHKKIVGGTTQQMEPYYTIMKLRGEKKEEFILMIPFTPARKDNMIAWLAARCDAPNYGNLLVYTFPKEKLIYGPSQIEARINQDAEISQQLSLWDQRGSNVNRGSLLVIPIENSLLYVEPLYLVAEQGKIPELKRVIVSFGNKIVMAQNLEQALAEIFGGKIVPAQIETKEEVIEEKPLSIKELAKQASAHFQNAEKHLQQGDWAGYGEELRKLKEVLKRLEHQ